A genome region from Pseudanabaena sp. Chao 1811 includes the following:
- the nth gene encoding endonuclease III has protein sequence MGIITKRSSKKVRANEILIRLKRLYPDATCSLDYETPVQLLVAVILSAQCTDERVNMVTPKLFARFPDAIALANADLDELMELVHSTGFYRNKAKNIRGACEMIIRDFDGRVPNTMEKLLKLPGVARKTANVVLAHAYGINAGVTVDTHVKRLTKKLGLTKFDEPIKVERDLMSLLPQRDWENWSIRIIYHGRAVCNARKPMCDRCELADLCPSASL, from the coding sequence ATGGGAATTATTACCAAACGTTCATCTAAAAAAGTTCGAGCTAATGAGATCCTCATTCGCCTGAAACGCTTATATCCCGACGCAACCTGTTCCCTAGATTATGAAACCCCTGTACAGCTTTTAGTAGCGGTAATTCTCTCGGCTCAATGCACCGATGAGCGTGTGAATATGGTGACACCCAAATTATTTGCGCGTTTTCCCGATGCGATCGCCCTAGCCAATGCTGATCTTGATGAGCTCATGGAATTAGTCCATTCCACAGGCTTTTATCGCAACAAAGCTAAAAATATTCGTGGCGCTTGCGAAATGATCATCAGAGACTTTGATGGGCGAGTCCCCAATACGATGGAAAAGCTACTCAAACTACCGGGGGTAGCTCGTAAAACTGCCAATGTGGTCTTAGCCCATGCCTATGGGATTAATGCAGGCGTGACCGTTGACACCCATGTAAAGCGCCTTACCAAGAAATTGGGACTAACCAAATTTGATGAACCGATCAAGGTCGAACGCGATCTCATGTCACTACTGCCCCAACGGGATTGGGAAAATTGGTCAATCAGGATTATTTATCACGGACGGGCGGTTTGTAATGCCCGTAAACCTATGTGTGATCGCTGTGAACTCGCTGATTTATGCCCATCAGCATCACTGTAA
- the lpxA gene encoding acyl-ACP--UDP-N-acetylglucosamine O-acyltransferase, whose amino-acid sequence MPNTNITIHPRAIVHPNAKIGEGTSIGADAIVDEFVQIGDRCEIRARAIVTGHTKIGNDNQIGYGAIVGSEPQDTSYKGAISFVEIGDRNVLREYVTVNRGTKEGSATKIGNDNLLFTGAHVAHNCTISDRVILVNNVLLAGYVEVHNNAFMGGDSVVHQFTRIGSYAMIRGQTRLGMDVPPYCMAVDTNMVLGLNRLGLRRNGFSHERRRAILAAYDVIYKSDRNRTQAIEFLESDLEFADNPDIQLFCDFIKSSRRGICKHYERGASRVEED is encoded by the coding sequence ATGCCAAATACTAATATTACGATTCATCCCCGCGCCATCGTCCACCCTAATGCCAAAATTGGTGAAGGGACATCCATCGGAGCTGATGCCATTGTTGACGAGTTTGTGCAGATCGGCGATCGCTGTGAGATTAGAGCAAGGGCAATCGTGACGGGGCATACGAAGATCGGCAATGATAATCAGATTGGTTATGGGGCAATTGTTGGCTCAGAGCCTCAGGATACCTCCTACAAAGGCGCAATTAGTTTTGTGGAAATTGGCGATCGCAATGTATTGCGCGAATATGTCACCGTCAACCGTGGCACGAAGGAAGGCTCGGCTACCAAAATCGGTAATGATAATTTGCTATTTACAGGCGCACATGTTGCCCACAACTGTACAATCAGCGATCGCGTAATTTTAGTAAATAACGTTTTGCTAGCGGGTTATGTAGAGGTGCATAACAATGCTTTTATGGGTGGGGATTCCGTAGTGCATCAGTTTACGCGCATTGGCTCCTATGCGATGATTCGTGGACAAACTCGCCTTGGGATGGATGTGCCTCCCTACTGCATGGCAGTTGATACAAATATGGTGTTGGGACTCAATCGCCTTGGTCTGCGCCGCAATGGTTTTAGTCACGAACGCCGCCGAGCGATCCTCGCAGCCTATGATGTGATTTATAAATCCGATCGCAATCGTACTCAAGCGATCGAATTCCTCGAGTCAGATCTCGAATTTGCCGATAATCCTGATATTCAATTATTTTGCGATTTTATTAAATCTAGTCGTCGTGGTATTTGCAAACATTACGAGCGAGGTGCAAGTCGCGTCGAAGAAGATTAA
- the lipA gene encoding lipoyl synthase, with product MPAKEELRLPSWLRPKIGNASEISEVQKIIKQRGIHTICEEGRCPNRAECYSQKTATFLLMGPTCTRACGFCQVDKGHQPMPLDPEEANKVAEAVELLGLDYVVLTSVARDDLADQGASCFVEAMQAIRRSRPNVKIEVLTPDFRGDRDCIETVVAAEPVCYNHNIETVRRLQGKVRRGAKYERSLSVLQIVKDLDPCIITKSGLMVGHGETVEELTETMQDLYAVGCSSLTIGQYLRPSLEHLPVQKYWTPEEFDQLGMIARQIGFTHVRSGALVRSSYHASQTS from the coding sequence ATGCCCGCGAAAGAAGAGTTACGTTTACCCAGTTGGTTGCGTCCAAAAATTGGTAATGCTAGCGAAATCTCCGAAGTTCAGAAAATTATTAAACAACGTGGGATTCATACCATTTGTGAGGAGGGGCGTTGTCCTAATCGGGCGGAGTGCTATTCCCAGAAGACGGCGACTTTTTTGTTAATGGGGCCGACCTGTACCCGTGCCTGTGGTTTTTGCCAAGTTGATAAGGGACATCAGCCTATGCCCCTTGATCCTGAGGAAGCTAATAAGGTTGCCGAAGCGGTGGAATTATTAGGTCTAGATTATGTGGTACTGACTTCAGTGGCACGGGATGATTTAGCGGATCAGGGAGCTAGTTGCTTTGTAGAAGCCATGCAAGCAATTCGCCGATCGCGCCCAAATGTGAAGATCGAAGTATTAACGCCCGACTTTCGGGGCGATCGCGATTGCATTGAAACGGTGGTTGCGGCTGAGCCTGTTTGCTATAACCACAATATCGAGACAGTGCGACGTTTGCAGGGTAAAGTGCGACGGGGTGCAAAATATGAGCGATCGCTCTCAGTTTTACAAATAGTCAAAGATCTTGATCCCTGCATTATTACCAAATCGGGCTTGATGGTGGGGCATGGGGAAACGGTGGAGGAGCTAACCGAGACGATGCAGGATTTATATGCAGTGGGTTGCAGTTCCCTCACCATTGGGCAATACTTGCGCCCATCCCTTGAGCATTTGCCTGTCCAGAAATATTGGACTCCTGAGGAGTTTGACCAATTAGGGATGATCGCTCGGCAAATTGGATTTACCCATGTGCGATCGGGAGCCTTGGTGCGGAGTTCCTATCATGCTAGCCAAACTTCGTAA
- a CDS encoding response regulator transcription factor — MRILLVEDDANLADTLAEVLTGQHCVVDIARDGEEGWEKSQADDYNLILLDVMLPKLDGINLCRRLRAHGNNVPILMVTALDMSSDKVQGLDAGADDYLVKPIDPPELMARIRALSRRAQIAEPTVLRWGELQLDPGMHEVSYTGQSVHLTPKEYNILELLLHHGRQVLKRITIVEHVWSLTDPPREDTINATIKSLRNKLKGAGAPHNLIETIHGVGYRLSQLS; from the coding sequence ATGAGAATTCTCCTTGTAGAAGATGATGCTAATTTAGCTGACACTTTAGCCGAAGTGTTAACAGGTCAGCATTGTGTTGTGGATATTGCTAGAGATGGGGAAGAAGGCTGGGAGAAATCTCAAGCTGATGATTATAACCTCATCTTGCTGGATGTCATGTTGCCAAAACTAGATGGCATTAACCTATGTCGTCGTTTACGTGCTCATGGCAATAATGTGCCGATTTTGATGGTCACAGCTCTTGATATGAGTTCTGACAAAGTTCAGGGTCTGGATGCTGGTGCTGACGATTACCTCGTTAAGCCTATTGATCCACCTGAGTTGATGGCTCGTATCCGTGCCTTGTCGCGCCGCGCTCAGATTGCAGAACCCACTGTTTTGCGTTGGGGGGAACTACAACTCGATCCTGGTATGCACGAGGTTTCCTACACAGGACAATCTGTGCATTTAACTCCCAAGGAGTACAACATCCTTGAGTTGTTGCTCCACCACGGTCGTCAGGTATTGAAGCGGATCACCATTGTTGAGCATGTTTGGTCACTAACTGATCCACCTAGAGAAGATACGATCAACGCTACGATTAAGAGTCTGCGGAATAAGTTGAAGGGTGCAGGTGCGCCTCACAACTTGATCGAGACAATTCATGGTGTTGGCTATCGCTTAAGTCAACTTTCATAA
- a CDS encoding photosystem I reaction center subunit VIII: MTGYYAHFYVSYIFVPLFGVILPIAAMGLLFNYVEN; encoded by the coding sequence ATGACTGGATACTACGCTCACTTCTACGTTTCTTACATTTTCGTACCCCTATTTGGAGTAATCCTCCCTATCGCTGCGATGGGCTTGCTATTTAACTATGTTGAAAACTAA
- a CDS encoding nitrate reductase associated protein has product MMQFFQFEADFVSSLRCIPMQVRYKLDTCGIKLKLQHWLSFSTGDRQKLIELPCTTTAEIQSYRDNLRSLVCQHFQIYPSDLPIEENPAWLQSEFIPISVLQHIEELKIAIALSQWQNLTPLQRFALIKLSTSDHENSNFLPALQEFDLV; this is encoded by the coding sequence ATGATGCAATTTTTCCAGTTTGAAGCCGATTTTGTTTCCTCACTGCGCTGTATTCCCATGCAGGTGCGCTACAAGCTGGATACCTGTGGCATCAAACTAAAACTGCAACATTGGTTGAGTTTTTCAACAGGCGATCGCCAAAAATTAATTGAACTACCCTGTACTACTACCGCAGAAATTCAAAGCTATCGCGACAATTTGCGATCGCTAGTTTGTCAACATTTCCAAATATATCCTAGTGATTTGCCCATTGAAGAAAATCCTGCATGGTTGCAAAGCGAATTTATTCCGATTAGTGTTTTGCAACATATAGAGGAACTAAAAATAGCGATCGCCCTATCGCAATGGCAAAATCTCACCCCCTTGCAAAGATTTGCCCTGATTAAGCTCAGCACCTCCGATCACGAAAACAGTAATTTTTTACCTGCCTTACAAGAGTTTGATTTAGTTTGA
- a CDS encoding photosystem I reaction center subunit XI, with translation MTDFVKPFKNDPQLGNLSTPISDSAIVRAFIGSLPAYRAGLSASRRGLEVGMAHGYFIYGPFAYFGPLRDTELGGLAGLFAAAALVVLLTLGLSLHGQSVTTLQSSSAVEAPADLGTTAGWSEFASSFLVGGAGGVAFAYFLSNLEPFQKFIPLIWS, from the coding sequence ATGACAGATTTTGTAAAACCATTCAAAAATGATCCCCAACTAGGGAATTTGTCTACTCCTATCAGCGACTCAGCGATTGTGAGAGCTTTTATCGGTAGCCTTCCTGCTTACCGTGCGGGCTTGTCTGCTAGCCGTCGTGGTCTAGAAGTTGGCATGGCTCATGGTTACTTTATCTATGGACCTTTTGCCTATTTTGGTCCTCTTAGAGATACTGAGCTTGGTGGTCTTGCTGGTTTGTTTGCAGCCGCAGCTCTAGTTGTGCTATTGACCCTTGGCTTGTCCTTGCATGGTCAAAGCGTAACTACTCTCCAGTCTAGCTCTGCGGTTGAAGCACCTGCTGACTTGGGTACAACCGCTGGTTGGAGCGAATTTGCTAGCAGCTTCTTGGTTGGTGGTGCTGGTGGTGTGGCTTTTGCTTACTTCCTAAGCAACCTAGAGCCATTCCAAAAGTTTATTCCTTTAATTTGGTCCTAA
- a CDS encoding endonuclease MutS2 — MQAETLELLEWNRLCQHLSTFTTTKLGAIAAVHLPIPDRYDETLELLTQTKEAYSLEERNAGVSLDGIQNITEAVFRAEKQGILSAGELWAIATTLAGARNLRRQLDNADYCPNLQILASELRTYPDVEQEIYRCIDEGGNVLDRASVRLGEIRDELTSVRDQILTKLQNIMQRNASSLQEQIITQRNDRYVLSVKSPQRDRIPGVIHDTSSTGMTLFVEPNSVVQSNNRLRQLLKMEQAQIEIILENLSAKVTAIVEDLQKLLIIVTKIDLAVARARYAYWLKANPPHFVGDEAIVLRQLRHPLLVWQQQNEEGREVVPVDVLVSPQISVVVITGPNTGGKTATLKTFGLAALMAKAGMYIPAREPVELPWFDLVLADIGDEQSLQQNLSTFSGHIRRIGRILDAISPQSLVLLDEVGAGTDPSEGSAIATALLEYLGEHTRLSIATTHFGELKALKYQNPKFENASVEFDDASLAPTYHLLWGIPGRSNALAIAGRLGLPQDILEAAQVRVGIGSAEMNEVIAELEAQRREQTQKTQSAAQLLAETERLHREILDRAEKMRSQEKELRERQEKEVQAAIAQAQKEVGRVIRKLQKGEQLGEQVAADVQRTEQRIEELTKRHMPVIHEEKIEVKVKVGDRVRIPKFSKIAQVLTAPNSSGEFAVRLGTMKLSINLTDIEPI; from the coding sequence ATGCAGGCTGAGACGTTAGAACTGTTGGAATGGAATCGCCTATGTCAGCATTTATCCACATTTACAACGACGAAGCTGGGGGCGATCGCGGCAGTACATTTGCCGATACCCGATCGCTATGATGAGACATTAGAGCTATTAACCCAAACTAAAGAGGCATATTCCCTTGAAGAAAGAAATGCAGGGGTGTCTTTAGATGGGATTCAGAATATTACTGAGGCTGTATTTCGGGCGGAGAAACAGGGGATTTTGTCCGCAGGGGAACTATGGGCGATCGCCACAACTTTGGCAGGAGCAAGAAATTTACGCCGCCAGTTGGATAATGCGGATTACTGTCCAAATTTGCAGATTTTAGCCAGTGAGTTGCGGACTTATCCTGATGTGGAGCAGGAAATTTATCGATGTATTGATGAAGGGGGCAATGTTTTAGATCGGGCTTCGGTACGTTTGGGGGAAATCCGTGATGAGTTAACCTCGGTGCGCGATCAAATTTTGACCAAGTTGCAAAACATCATGCAGCGTAATGCTAGTTCTTTGCAGGAGCAGATCATTACCCAACGCAACGATCGCTATGTTTTATCCGTCAAGTCGCCCCAGCGTGATCGCATTCCAGGCGTAATTCACGATACTTCTAGTACAGGCATGACGCTGTTTGTTGAGCCTAATTCCGTCGTGCAGTCTAATAATCGCTTGCGGCAACTCCTGAAAATGGAGCAAGCCCAAATCGAAATTATTTTGGAGAATCTGAGTGCCAAGGTGACGGCGATCGTTGAAGACTTGCAAAAGTTACTAATTATTGTCACCAAAATTGATCTGGCAGTAGCAAGGGCAAGGTATGCCTATTGGTTAAAGGCAAATCCACCACATTTTGTGGGTGATGAAGCGATCGTTTTGCGGCAACTCCGCCATCCCTTGCTGGTATGGCAACAGCAAAATGAAGAGGGGCGTGAAGTTGTACCTGTGGATGTGTTGGTATCCCCACAAATTTCCGTGGTTGTAATTACAGGTCCGAATACAGGTGGTAAAACTGCCACATTAAAAACCTTTGGGCTAGCAGCATTAATGGCAAAGGCAGGAATGTATATTCCTGCGCGAGAACCTGTGGAATTGCCTTGGTTTGATCTCGTTCTTGCCGATATTGGCGATGAACAGTCGTTACAACAAAATTTATCGACCTTTTCAGGACATATTCGCCGCATCGGTCGCATTCTTGATGCAATTTCCCCGCAATCGCTAGTACTACTCGATGAAGTTGGTGCAGGCACTGACCCCTCCGAAGGCAGTGCGATCGCCACAGCCCTATTGGAATATCTCGGTGAACATACGCGCCTCAGTATTGCCACCACCCACTTTGGCGAACTCAAAGCCCTGAAATATCAAAATCCCAAATTTGAAAATGCTTCTGTCGAGTTTGATGATGCCTCCCTTGCGCCGACCTATCATTTGTTATGGGGGATTCCCGGACGCTCGAATGCTCTGGCGATCGCAGGGCGCTTAGGTTTACCACAGGATATTCTCGAAGCGGCTCAAGTGCGGGTGGGTATTGGTTCAGCAGAAATGAATGAGGTGATCGCCGAACTCGAAGCTCAACGGCGCGAACAAACTCAAAAAACGCAGTCAGCCGCCCAGTTACTCGCGGAAACCGAACGCTTGCATCGGGAGATTTTGGATCGTGCGGAAAAAATGCGATCGCAGGAAAAGGAATTGCGTGAGCGTCAAGAAAAGGAAGTCCAAGCGGCGATCGCGCAAGCTCAAAAAGAAGTGGGGCGAGTGATCCGTAAATTACAAAAAGGGGAACAACTGGGTGAACAAGTAGCTGCCGATGTCCAACGCACTGAACAAAGAATTGAGGAACTAACGAAGCGTCATATGCCCGTGATCCATGAAGAGAAAATTGAGGTCAAGGTGAAAGTGGGCGATCGCGTCCGTATACCTAAATTTAGCAAGATCGCTCAAGTACTCACTGCCCCCAATAGCTCTGGCGAATTTGCTGTTCGTCTAGGAACGATGAAACTATCAATTAATCTTACGGACATCGAACCAATTTAA
- the psbP gene encoding photosystem II reaction center PsbP gives MLKRAVSTLLVVFTLLLTSCASTPTSGLVPFADSKDGYRFLYPNGWTETKGNSTIDILFHDIIEPSENVSVAISKLETVKSLEDIGDTEAIGLRLQQRVVAPEGSGRQAQLINAEQRASGDRNYYTFEYAVKRLQGEPRHDLVTVSTNRGNLYTLSISSSERRWEKVKELFSRVAKSFAIDE, from the coding sequence ATGCTCAAACGTGCTGTCTCTACTTTGCTTGTGGTGTTTACCCTGTTGCTGACCAGTTGTGCTAGTACGCCTACAAGTGGCTTAGTCCCATTTGCAGACAGTAAAGACGGCTACCGCTTTTTATATCCCAACGGTTGGACAGAAACTAAAGGCAATTCAACGATCGATATTTTGTTCCATGACATTATCGAGCCTTCAGAAAATGTATCCGTAGCAATTAGTAAACTAGAAACAGTGAAATCTCTAGAAGATATTGGAGATACTGAAGCGATTGGTTTGCGTTTACAGCAGAGGGTCGTTGCCCCAGAGGGGTCAGGTCGTCAAGCTCAGCTAATTAATGCCGAACAAAGAGCATCAGGCGATCGCAACTACTACACTTTTGAGTATGCAGTTAAGCGTTTGCAAGGCGAACCACGCCATGACCTAGTTACGGTATCAACTAATCGCGGCAATCTTTATACCTTAAGTATTTCTAGCTCGGAAAGACGCTGGGAAAAGGTCAAAGAGCTATTCTCCAGAGTTGCCAAGTCCTTTGCTATTGATGAATAG
- a CDS encoding pentapeptide repeat-containing protein, producing MSYLHLAITTLLAIACLFLSPLNVKDAQAETLSFSHAQLKGRDFSDRVLAGSGFANANMEGANFENADVRGSVFSAAILRNANLRGADFSGGLLDQTDFAKADLSNAVLVETILLRSTFDFVNIDGADFTDAIMDGGQRKWLCTKAKGINSKTGVSTRESLECD from the coding sequence ATGTCATATCTACACCTAGCTATCACGACCTTATTGGCGATCGCTTGTTTATTCCTATCCCCTCTTAATGTTAAAGATGCTCAAGCTGAAACCCTTTCCTTTAGCCATGCTCAGTTAAAAGGACGTGATTTCTCAGACAGAGTACTAGCGGGTTCGGGCTTTGCCAATGCCAATATGGAGGGGGCAAATTTTGAAAATGCGGATGTACGTGGATCTGTATTTAGTGCAGCGATTTTGCGAAATGCTAATTTGCGCGGGGCAGATTTTTCGGGAGGACTGCTAGATCAGACGGATTTTGCTAAGGCGGATCTGAGTAATGCTGTGTTAGTTGAGACGATTCTCTTACGCAGTACTTTTGATTTTGTCAATATTGATGGTGCCGATTTCACAGACGCAATTATGGATGGTGGACAGCGTAAGTGGTTATGCACTAAAGCAAAGGGAATTAATTCTAAAACAGGGGTTAGTACTAGAGAATCTCTAGAATGTGACTAG
- a CDS encoding RNA recognition motif domain-containing protein gives MSIRLYVGNLPAELDRQALEKIFNESGDSVSLKVITDRKTGKCRGFGFVTVGSDEVADTVIEKFNGYDFNGAVLKLEKALPRTKGKGEEGSDEEGSDESVKSEGESSASNVAAPVKPAAKRKKRSNNKKTTGSSSSSSSSSSSEAHQPDPRWASDLERLKQQLLEAQGAAK, from the coding sequence ATGTCCATCCGCCTTTATGTTGGCAACCTGCCAGCAGAATTAGATCGCCAAGCTCTAGAAAAAATTTTCAATGAATCAGGTGATTCAGTATCTTTGAAAGTTATAACTGATCGCAAAACTGGCAAATGCCGTGGTTTTGGATTTGTGACCGTCGGATCTGATGAAGTTGCCGATACAGTCATTGAAAAATTTAATGGTTATGACTTTAATGGTGCTGTATTAAAACTGGAAAAAGCCTTGCCTCGTACTAAGGGTAAAGGAGAAGAAGGTTCTGATGAAGAAGGTTCTGATGAATCTGTAAAATCAGAGGGTGAGTCTTCAGCCAGTAATGTTGCTGCACCAGTTAAGCCTGCCGCTAAACGCAAAAAACGTAGTAACAACAAAAAAACTACTGGAAGTTCATCTTCTAGCTCCTCTAGTAGTTCTTCAGAAGCACATCAGCCTGACCCACGCTGGGCTTCAGATCTTGAGCGTCTCAAGCAACAGCTTCTAGAAGCTCAAGGTGCAGCTAAATAA
- a CDS encoding SpoIIE family protein phosphatase, translating to MPQILIIDDDPTIRLTLQKFLKSQGYEVALAKNGEEGLAKAKELHPSLIICDWMMPIMDGLEVCHRIKSNVELASIYLILLTARDQEGDLVRGLEMGADDFLSKPPRINELRARVRAGLRLYQATQELQRQKQVIEQELFQASQYVRSLLPEPIEGDISIQSSFLPSTQLGGDSFDYFWLDSDHLAFYLLDVSGHGVGSALLSVSVLNLMRTRSLRHSRTSQNTTNFYSPSEVLCDLNNTFQMSVHNDMYFTIWYGVYDKQTHQLVYSSAGHPPSVLISNEEIPKIKLLKTSGLPIGMMPDISYQEQACEIDTNSRLYLFSDGVYEVPQEDETIWGFNALIDTFIRIPSDRLSRIEYILSCVKEAANNRPFEDDLSLLEVEFHI from the coding sequence ATGCCTCAAATTCTCATCATTGATGACGATCCCACGATTAGACTGACTCTACAGAAATTTCTCAAGAGTCAGGGCTATGAAGTAGCTTTGGCAAAGAATGGTGAGGAGGGTTTGGCTAAGGCAAAAGAACTCCATCCTTCTTTAATTATTTGTGACTGGATGATGCCAATTATGGATGGCTTAGAGGTATGCCATCGGATCAAAAGCAATGTCGAACTCGCTAGTATTTATCTGATTTTGTTAACGGCTCGTGATCAAGAGGGGGACTTGGTTCGAGGCTTGGAAATGGGGGCAGATGACTTTTTAAGTAAGCCGCCACGGATTAATGAGTTACGGGCAAGGGTAAGAGCAGGTTTACGTCTGTACCAAGCAACTCAAGAACTGCAAAGACAAAAACAAGTTATCGAACAAGAATTATTTCAAGCTTCGCAATATGTGCGATCGCTTTTACCTGAACCAATTGAAGGTGACATCTCAATTCAATCTAGCTTTTTACCGTCAACGCAGCTTGGAGGTGACAGCTTTGATTATTTCTGGTTAGATAGCGATCACCTCGCATTTTACTTACTAGATGTTTCAGGACATGGCGTTGGCTCAGCTTTGTTATCGGTTTCTGTCTTAAACCTAATGCGTACCCGTAGTTTAAGACATAGCCGCACATCTCAAAACACTACGAATTTTTATAGTCCTAGCGAAGTATTATGTGACCTAAATAATACTTTCCAGATGTCTGTGCATAACGATATGTATTTCACCATTTGGTATGGTGTATACGATAAACAAACCCATCAATTGGTGTATTCCAGTGCTGGACATCCACCATCGGTACTAATTTCTAACGAAGAAATACCAAAAATCAAACTTTTAAAAACCTCTGGCTTACCGATTGGGATGATGCCTGATATCAGTTATCAAGAACAGGCTTGTGAGATTGATACTAACAGCAGATTATATTTATTTAGTGATGGTGTTTATGAAGTTCCACAGGAAGATGAAACCATCTGGGGCTTTAATGCCTTAATTGACACTTTTATTAGAATTCCTAGCGATCGCCTATCTAGAATTGAATACATATTGTCCTGCGTTAAAGAAGCCGCTAATAATCGTCCCTTTGAAGATGATTTATCTCTATTAGAAGTCGAGTTTCATATCTAG
- the hemL gene encoding glutamate-1-semialdehyde 2,1-aminomutase, producing the protein MTANLSTFKTTASQEIFAKAKELMPGGVSSPVRAFKSVGGEPIVFDRVNGAYAWDIDGNKYIDYVGSWGPAIVGHSHPEVIEALHKALEKGTSFGAPCVLENQLAEMVIEAVPSVEMVRFVNSGTEACMSVLRLMRAFTGRDKIIKFEGCYHGHADMFLVKAGSGVATLGLPDSPGVPKSTTANTLTAPYNDLEAVKQLFAENPDQISGVIIEPVVGNAGCIVPKDGFLQGLKDLCHANGALLVFDEVMTGFRLSYGGAQARFGITPDLTTMGKVIGGGLPVGAYGGRKEIMSLVAPAGPMYQAGTLSGNPLAMTAGIKTMEILKRAGSYEYLEQITKKLADGMLAIAHETGHAATGNIVGAMFCMFFTNQKVYSYEDAKTSDTAKFAKFHRAMLEHGVYLAPSQFEAGFTSLAHTDADIEATLTAARTVLSQIPA; encoded by the coding sequence ATGACTGCGAATTTATCTACTTTTAAAACAACGGCATCTCAAGAAATTTTTGCCAAAGCTAAAGAGCTAATGCCTGGTGGTGTGAGTTCCCCTGTCCGAGCCTTTAAATCCGTTGGTGGAGAACCCATCGTCTTCGATCGCGTCAATGGTGCATACGCATGGGACATCGACGGCAATAAGTATATTGACTATGTTGGTTCATGGGGACCTGCGATCGTTGGACATTCACACCCCGAAGTCATCGAAGCACTACATAAAGCATTAGAAAAAGGCACAAGCTTTGGTGCGCCCTGCGTTCTCGAAAACCAACTCGCTGAAATGGTGATCGAAGCTGTACCTAGTGTAGAAATGGTACGCTTTGTTAACTCTGGTACTGAAGCCTGTATGTCCGTATTGCGCTTGATGAGAGCCTTTACAGGTCGCGACAAAATCATCAAGTTTGAAGGCTGCTATCACGGTCACGCTGATATGTTCCTTGTCAAGGCAGGTTCAGGTGTAGCTACCCTCGGTTTACCTGATTCCCCTGGGGTTCCTAAATCCACAACCGCCAATACCCTCACAGCTCCCTACAATGATCTTGAAGCGGTTAAACAGTTATTTGCCGAAAATCCCGATCAAATTTCTGGCGTGATCATCGAGCCAGTAGTTGGAAATGCTGGCTGTATCGTACCTAAGGATGGATTCTTGCAAGGCTTAAAGGATCTCTGTCATGCCAATGGCGCATTATTAGTATTTGATGAAGTAATGACAGGCTTCCGTCTTTCCTATGGCGGCGCACAGGCTCGTTTTGGCATTACACCTGACTTGACCACAATGGGCAAAGTCATTGGCGGCGGTCTACCTGTAGGTGCATATGGCGGACGTAAAGAAATTATGTCCCTAGTTGCGCCTGCGGGCCCCATGTATCAGGCAGGTACATTGTCAGGAAATCCTTTGGCGATGACCGCAGGCATCAAGACGATGGAAATCCTCAAGCGTGCTGGTTCCTATGAATATCTAGAGCAGATCACTAAAAAGTTAGCCGATGGCATGTTAGCGATCGCCCATGAAACTGGACATGCTGCTACGGGTAATATTGTTGGTGCGATGTTCTGTATGTTCTTTACCAATCAAAAGGTATATAGCTACGAAGATGCCAAAACTAGCGATACTGCTAAGTTTGCCAAATTCCATCGTGCCATGCTAGAGCATGGTGTTTACCTCGCTCCATCACAGTTTGAGGCTGGTTTTACCTCCCTTGCCCATACTGATGCTGATATTGAGGCAACTCTCACCGCAGCTCGCACTGTATTGTCACAAATCCCTGCCTAG